Sequence from the Curtobacterium sp. MCLR17_007 genome:
TCATGGGCATCCTCAACGTGACGCCGGACTCGTTCTCCGACGGCGGGCTGCATGCTGCGTACGACGCCGCGGTGGCGCACGCGCGCGATCTCGTCACGGCGGGCGCGGACCTCGTCGACGTCGGTGGCGAGTCCACCCGACCCGGTGCGGAGCGCGTGCCGGTCGAGGTCGAGCAGCAGCGGGTACTCCCGGTGATCGAGCAGCTCGTCGCCGAGGGCATCGCGGTCAGCGTCGACACCATGTACGCGGCGACGGCCGAGCGCGCGGTCGAGCTGGGTGCCGTCATCGTGAACGACGTGTCCGGCGGGCTGGCCGACGACGACATGGCCCGGGTCGTGGCGTCGACGGGCTGCGGCTTCGTCGTGATGCACTGGCGGGGCCACAGCGACCGGATGTACCGCGACGCCGTGTACGAGCACGCGGTCGACGAGGTCCGGCGCGAGGTCGAGATGCGGGTCGCCGAGCTCATCGTGCTCGGGGTGCGCCAGGAGCAGGTCGTCATCGACCCGGGGCTCGGGTTCGCCAAGGAGGGCGCCCAGAACTGGGAGATCCTGGCGGGGTACGAGCGGTTCGCCTCGATCGGCCTGCCCGTGCTCGTCGCCGCGTCGCGCAAGCGGTTCCTGGACGGTGTCGGCAGCCCGGCGGGCGCACCACCGGCGGAGCGCGACCTCGCGACCGCCGCCATCAGCCTGTTGGCAGCAGAACGCGGCGCCTGGGGCGTCCGCGTGCACGACCCGGAACCGACGCGGGCCGTGCTCGACGTCTGGGAAGCCTGGAGGGCAGCTCGATCGTGAACGACACCATCCGCCTGACCGGGGTCCGCGCCCGCGGCCACCACGGGGTCTTCGACCACGAGCGCGCCGACGGGCAGGACTTCGTCGTCGATGTCGCGGTCGAGATCGACGCCCGCGCAGCCGCCGGTCCCGACGACCTCGACCAGACCGTCCACTACGGGGTGCTCGCCGAGCAGGTCGTCGCCGAGATCGAACGCGACCCGGTCGACCTGATCGAGACCCTGGCCGAGCGGATCGCCGCCGCGGTGCTGACCCACCGCGCGGCGCTGGCGACCGAGGTCACGGTGCACAAGCCGCAGGCGCCCATCACGGTGCCGTTCACCGACGTGTCGATCACGATCCGCCGCGAGCGGATGGCGGTCGACCCGGTCCCCGGAGCCGCGACGCCCCAGCCGCCCACGGCCCCCGTCGACGACCCGGACGCCGCGTGACCCGCGCCGTCGTCGCCCTCGGCGCGAACCTCGGTGACCGGGGGAGCACCCTCCGTGCCGCGGCCGCCGCCGTCGTGGCGATCCCGGGCGTCACGGCGGTCGCGTCGAGCCACGAGGTCGAGTCGGTCGCCCTGACACTCGACGGCCTCGACACGGCGAAGCCCCGGTACCGGAACGCGGTCGTCGTGCTCGACACCGAGCTGGGGGCCCAGGCGCTGCTCGACGCGCTGCACGTCGTCGAGGACACCCACGGCCGCACCCGCGAAGTCCGGTGGGGCGACCGCACGCTCGACCTCGACGTCATCACGTACGGCGACGAGCGCATCGCGACCGAGACGCTGGACGTGCCGCACCCGCGTGCGCACGAGCGGGCCTTCGTGCTGGCGCCGTGGCTCGACGCCGACCCCGGCGCGGTGCTGCCCGGTCGCGGGCCGGTCGCCGACCTGCTGGCCGCACTCGGTGACGACACGGAGCGCGTCGACGAGCCGCGCCTGCTCGACGGTGACGACACGGAGCGCGTCGACGAGCCGCGCCTGCTCGACGGTGACGACACGGAGCGCGTCGACGAGCCGCGCCTGCTCGACGGCGTGACCACGGCCTCCCGTCCGGACGCCAACCCGACCACCACCGGAACGGACGCCACCCCGTGAAGACCACCCGCGCCTCCACGCTGATCAGCCTCGCCGTCGTCGCCGGCATCGCCGGCTTCGCGCTGAACGCCGCCCTGGCGTCGCGCCAGGCGCCCGCACTCCTGCTCGTCAGCCCCCTCGGCTTCGCCCTGGCGCTCATCGGCGTGGTGCTCATCGCCCTGGCCCTGCCGGTCCGACGCCACGCGCAGGGCGTCCCCGGCCGCCGCGTCGACCCGATCTACGCGACCCGCGTCGTGGTCCTCGCCAAGGCCTCGAGCATCTGCGGCGTGCTGTTCGGCGCCTTCGCACTCGGGCTCCTCGTGTACCTGCTGACCCGCTCCGTCGTCCCTTCGCTAGGCTCGACCCTGCCGAGTGCCGTGGCGGTCGGTGGCGGGATCGTGCTCACCGTGTGCGCCCTCGTCGCCGAACGCATGTGCATCGCTCCACCGGACGACGACGACCCGGACGACCCACGGGGCGGCACGACGGCACGATGACCACCAGGAGGGCCCGATGCCGCGCGAACGACTCGACGAGCACGGACTCGGGCTGACCGGAATCGACTG
This genomic interval carries:
- the folP gene encoding dihydropteroate synthase — translated: MTDLPTRRDRRLAAPVRRHDPGVPQSGRTRVMGILNVTPDSFSDGGLHAAYDAAVAHARDLVTAGADLVDVGGESTRPGAERVPVEVEQQRVLPVIEQLVAEGIAVSVDTMYAATAERAVELGAVIVNDVSGGLADDDMARVVASTGCGFVVMHWRGHSDRMYRDAVYEHAVDEVRREVEMRVAELIVLGVRQEQVVIDPGLGFAKEGAQNWEILAGYERFASIGLPVLVAASRKRFLDGVGSPAGAPPAERDLATAAISLLAAERGAWGVRVHDPEPTRAVLDVWEAWRAARS
- the folB gene encoding dihydroneopterin aldolase; this encodes MNDTIRLTGVRARGHHGVFDHERADGQDFVVDVAVEIDARAAAGPDDLDQTVHYGVLAEQVVAEIERDPVDLIETLAERIAAAVLTHRAALATEVTVHKPQAPITVPFTDVSITIRRERMAVDPVPGAATPQPPTAPVDDPDAA
- the folK gene encoding 2-amino-4-hydroxy-6-hydroxymethyldihydropteridine diphosphokinase — its product is MTRAVVALGANLGDRGSTLRAAAAAVVAIPGVTAVASSHEVESVALTLDGLDTAKPRYRNAVVVLDTELGAQALLDALHVVEDTHGRTREVRWGDRTLDLDVITYGDERIATETLDVPHPRAHERAFVLAPWLDADPGAVLPGRGPVADLLAALGDDTERVDEPRLLDGDDTERVDEPRLLDGDDTERVDEPRLLDGVTTASRPDANPTTTGTDATP
- a CDS encoding DUF3180 domain-containing protein; amino-acid sequence: MKTTRASTLISLAVVAGIAGFALNAALASRQAPALLLVSPLGFALALIGVVLIALALPVRRHAQGVPGRRVDPIYATRVVVLAKASSICGVLFGAFALGLLVYLLTRSVVPSLGSTLPSAVAVGGGIVLTVCALVAERMCIAPPDDDDPDDPRGGTTAR